TGAGCAAGGTGTCGCGATGGTCCGGGATGCCTTCGATGACGCGGGTCGCGCAGGTGCCGCAGATGCCATCGGCGCAGGAGTGCGGAATATCCAGTCCGGCGTCCAGCAGCGTGTCCAGGATGGTGCTGCCCTCGGCCACGAAATGGCTGCCGCCGGATGCCGCGGCGATCACGGTGAATCCACCGGCGGCGACATCGCCGCTGCCCTTGAAGCGTTCGAGATGGACCTGGGACGGCTGCCGGTCCGCCGTCGCGGATTCGAACGCATCCAGCATCGGCGCCGGCCCGCAGCAATACAGCTGCGCGTCCGCCGGCGCGGTCCGCAGGAATCCCGCCAGATCGGCCGCGCCGCCGGCTTCCTCGTCGACGTGCAGGCTCAGCCGGTCCGGATAGCGTTGCAGCAGGATATCCAGGTAGGCGGCGCGGGCGCGCGAGCGCACGGCATAGAGCAGCCGCCAGTCGCGTTGCTCGGCTGCCAGGCGCTGGATCATGGCCCAGATCGGCGTGATGCCGATGCCGCCGGCGATGAGGAGGCTGGGGGCCGCGCCGGGCGCCAGCGGGAAATGATTGCGCGGGCCGCTGGCCTGCAGCGTGTCGCCGGGGCGGAGCCGGGCATGGATGTAGGCGGAGCCGCCCCGGCTGGCGGCATCCAGCGCCACCGCCAGCACGTACCGGCCGCTGGCGTCGCCGGGATTGGTCAGCGAGTAGCTGCGGGTCAGGCCGCCCGGAAGATGCAGATCCAGGTGCGCGCCGGCCTCGATGGGCGCTGGCGCCCGGCCTTCGCCGCGCAGGTCCAGTTCGATGATGGTCTCGGCGATCCGCCGCAAGGCATGGACGCGCAGCGGCAGGCGCTCGGGAGCGGCGTGGGTCATGGTGCTGATCTCATGGTGCCGTGAAAGGGCCGCGCCGGCGCTCGTGGATGCCGGCATGGAGCGTAGGCATCTTAGGCAGGGGCTCGCGGGCAGGTCGAATACATTTGCGCGATGCCTGCCAGACCTTGATGTTCTGGAACGATCCGATCTGTCTTGCTGCGCCGCACGACGGGGCGCGAGCGCATTGCGGCATGCCTGCGGTCAATATTCTGTCTTGGACAGGAGCCGCGCCCGGCCATTAGCTTAGATGCCGGGACGTCGCGAGTATCGGCCGGCGGCGTCCAGCTTGCATGAGGCCGCAATCGGACGGGTGTGGACCAGCATATGGATGCCATTGCGAGCAGGGAAAAATACCGCCAGTACGTCAGGCCCGAGGCGGGGCTGGTGTCGCGGCGGATCTTCCACGACGAAGAGATCTACCGGGCGGAGCTGGACCGCATCTTCAAGCGGGCCTGGCTATATCTGGCGCACGAAAGCGAGGTTCCCGATCCCGGCGATTTCGTTCACGTCTACATGGGCGAGGAGGCCGTGATCCTGTGCCGCGACCGCGATGGCCAGCTCTATGGACTCGTCAATTCCTGCAGGCACCGTGGCAACCGCGTCTGTCGGGTGGATCGGGGCAATGCCCGGAGCTTCGTCTGTTCGTATCACGGCTGGGCATACAACACCAAGGGCAACCTGATCGGCGTTCCGGGCAAGACGGAACTGTACAAGGATGACATCGACCAGCCCTCGCTGGGCCTGGTGCGCGTGGCGCGGATCGACAGCTACAAGGGCCTGGTGTTCGGCACTTTCGACCCGGAAGCGCCATCGCTCGAGGAATTCCTGGGCGACATGCGCTGGGGGCTGGACCTGCTGCTGGACCAGGGCGATCTGGTCGCGGCGCCGGGCGTGGTGCGCTGGAACATCGAGGGCAACTGGAAGTTCGCCGCCGACAACGCGATCGGC
The Achromobacter sp. AONIH1 DNA segment above includes these coding regions:
- a CDS encoding PDR/VanB family oxidoreductase — protein: MTHAAPERLPLRVHALRRIAETIIELDLRGEGRAPAPIEAGAHLDLHLPGGLTRSYSLTNPGDASGRYVLAVALDAASRGGSAYIHARLRPGDTLQASGPRNHFPLAPGAAPSLLIAGGIGITPIWAMIQRLAAEQRDWRLLYAVRSRARAAYLDILLQRYPDRLSLHVDEEAGGAADLAGFLRTAPADAQLYCCGPAPMLDAFESATADRQPSQVHLERFKGSGDVAAGGFTVIAAASGGSHFVAEGSTILDTLLDAGLDIPHSCADGICGTCATRVIEGIPDHRDTLLSAAEREANKKMLICVSGCKGSRLVLDL